A single region of the Mycobacterium lentiflavum genome encodes:
- a CDS encoding PPE family protein, with amino-acid sequence MSIDFGALPPEVNSARLYAGAGSTSLIAAASAWNSLAAELNSAALGYESVISQLSSEEWLGPASAAAVQALTPYVTWVKTTAAQAEEAAQQLSSASAAFEAAFASVVPPPVIAQNRALLTQALQTNVLGQNTGVIAQLEAQYSQFWAQDAGTMYNYAGQSSSATKVTPFKSAPEVSTQDAGAKQEAATSAASSSAAGNAAQTTANAITQTPSTLQAAATPAAAAAAATTTTDPFTQAWFLLTGQTILPSSFATFVNGLSPFVGFAYNTEGLPYFSVGMGNSGVQIAKSTGALGGAAASAASAAPKGLAGLGGMLGGGAHAAPAVSAGLGNAASVGRLSVPAVWSGAAPAVSHAAAVPVSAISAAPEAAGSGNLLGGMPLAGMGGQGGIGAAGPRYGFRPTVMARPPFAG; translated from the coding sequence ATGTCGATTGATTTTGGAGCGTTGCCGCCAGAGGTCAACTCTGCGCGTCTATACGCGGGCGCCGGCTCGACGTCGTTGATCGCGGCGGCCTCGGCATGGAATTCCCTTGCTGCCGAGCTGAATTCGGCTGCGTTGGGTTATGAGAGCGTGATTTCCCAATTGTCCAGCGAGGAGTGGCTGGGCCCGGCTTCGGCCGCCGCGGTCCAGGCGCTGACGCCGTATGTGACGTGGGTGAAAACCACTGCGGCCCAAGCCGAAGAGGCCGCCCAGCAACTGTCCTCAGCCTCGGCGGCGTTCGAGGCCGCGTTCGCCTCGGTGGTACCGCCGCCGGTGATCGCGCAGAACCGGGCGCTGCTGACCCAGGCTTTACAAACCAACGTGCTGGGACAGAACACCGGCGTGATCGCGCAACTCGAAGCCCAATACAGTCAGTTCTGGGCACAGGACGCCGGCACGATGTACAACTACGCCGGGCAGTCGTCGTCGGCGACCAAGGTGACCCCGTTCAAGTCGGCGCCCGAAGTGTCGACTCAGGACGCCGGGGCCAAGCAGGAGGCGGCGACCTCGGCGGCTTCGAGCTCCGCGGCTGGCAACGCCGCGCAGACCACGGCCAATGCGATCACTCAGACACCCAGCACCCTGCAAGCCGCGGCGACACCCGCCGCGGCCGCAGCCGCCGCCACCACCACCACGGATCCGTTCACCCAGGCGTGGTTCCTGCTGACCGGGCAGACCATTCTGCCGAGCAGTTTCGCCACCTTCGTGAACGGTTTGAGTCCGTTCGTCGGTTTCGCCTACAACACCGAGGGTCTTCCTTATTTCAGTGTCGGTATGGGCAACAGTGGTGTGCAGATCGCCAAAAGTACCGGCGCCCTCGGAGGTGCGGCCGCCAGCGCGGCGTCCGCGGCACCCAAGGGCCTGGCGGGTCTGGGCGGCATGCTCGGCGGCGGCGCCCACGCGGCGCCGGCGGTGTCGGCCGGTCTGGGCAACGCGGCCTCGGTCGGCCGCCTGTCGGTCCCGGCCGTCTGGTCGGGGGCGGCGCCGGCGGTCAGCCACGCGGCGGCGGTACCCGTCAGCGCCATCAGTGCGGCCCCTGAAGCCGCCGGCTCGGGCAACCTGCTCGGCGGTATGCCGCTGGCCGGCATGGGCGGTCAGGGCGGTATCGGCGCCGCCGGCCCGCGCTACGGTTTCCGCCCCACCGTGATGGCCCGCCCACCGTTCGCCGGCTGA
- a CDS encoding PE family protein, which yields MSFVTTQPEALAAAAGTLQGIGSALSAQNAAAAAPTTGVVPAAADEVSALTAAQFAAHAQMYQAVSAQATAIHEQFVNTLSMSSGSYAATEAANAAAAG from the coding sequence ATGTCGTTCGTGACGACACAGCCGGAGGCTTTGGCCGCGGCAGCCGGGACCCTGCAGGGTATCGGGTCTGCTCTCAGCGCCCAAAACGCGGCTGCGGCGGCCCCGACGACCGGGGTAGTGCCGGCGGCTGCCGACGAAGTTTCAGCGCTCACCGCGGCTCAGTTTGCCGCACACGCGCAGATGTACCAGGCCGTCAGCGCCCAGGCTACGGCGATTCACGAGCAGTTCGTGAACACGCTGTCGATGAGCTCGGGCTCTTACGCCGCTACTGAAGCAGCCAACGCGGCCGCTGCCGGCTAA
- a CDS encoding WXG100 family type VII secretion target, protein MATRFMTDPHAMRAMAGRFEMHAQTVSDEARKMWASSMNIAGAGWSGQAQATSYDTMGQMNQAFNNIVNMLHGVRDGLIRDANNYETQEQASQQALGH, encoded by the coding sequence ATGGCAACACGTTTTATGACCGACCCGCACGCGATGCGTGCGATGGCGGGCCGTTTTGAGATGCACGCGCAGACGGTGTCGGATGAGGCTCGCAAGATGTGGGCGTCGTCGATGAACATCGCCGGTGCGGGCTGGAGCGGTCAGGCTCAGGCCACGTCGTACGACACGATGGGTCAGATGAACCAGGCGTTCAACAACATTGTCAACATGCTCCACGGCGTGCGTGACGGACTGATCCGTGACGCCAACAACTACGAGACGCAAGAGCAGGCCTCGCAGCAGGCCCTCGGCCACTAG
- a CDS encoding WXG100 family type VII secretion target, with product MSINYQFGDVDAHGALIRAQAASLEAEHQAIVRDVLAAGDFWGGAGSVACQEFITQLGRNFQVIYEQANQHGQKVQTAGNNMASTDSAVGSSWA from the coding sequence ATGAGCATTAACTACCAGTTCGGAGATGTGGACGCGCACGGTGCCCTGATCCGCGCGCAGGCCGCTTCGTTGGAGGCCGAGCACCAGGCCATCGTGCGTGATGTGCTGGCTGCCGGTGACTTCTGGGGTGGCGCCGGTTCGGTGGCGTGCCAGGAGTTCATCACCCAGTTGGGTCGCAACTTCCAGGTGATCTACGAGCAGGCCAACCAGCACGGGCAGAAGGTGCAGACCGCGGGCAACAACATGGCCAGCACCGACAGCGCCGTCGGGTCCAGCTGGGCCTGA
- a CDS encoding ESX secretion-associated protein EspG, with the protein MDQQSTRTDITVNVDGFWMLQALLDIRHVAPELRCRPYVSTDSSDWLNDHPGMKVMREQGIVVGDDVNEEVAARMRVLAAPDLEVIALLSRGKLLYGVVDDENQPPGSRDIPDNEFRVVLARRGQHWVSAVRVGADITVDDVAVADSASIAALVLDGLESIHHAEPAAINAVNVPLDDMLEATKSWQESGFNVFSGGDLRRMGISAATVAALGQALSDPAAEVAVYARQYRDDAKGPSASVLSLKDGSGGRIALYQQARTAGSGEAWLAICPATPQLVQVGVKTVLDTLPYGEWKTHSRV; encoded by the coding sequence ATGGACCAACAGAGCACACGCACCGACATCACCGTCAACGTCGACGGCTTCTGGATGCTCCAGGCGTTACTGGACATTCGCCACGTCGCTCCCGAGCTGCGGTGCCGGCCCTATGTATCCACCGATAGCAGTGACTGGCTCAACGATCACCCAGGTATGAAGGTGATGCGGGAGCAGGGCATCGTCGTCGGCGACGATGTCAATGAAGAAGTAGCGGCGCGGATGCGGGTGCTCGCCGCGCCCGATCTCGAGGTCATCGCCCTACTGTCGCGGGGAAAGCTGCTCTACGGTGTGGTCGATGACGAAAACCAGCCCCCAGGCTCGCGCGACATCCCGGACAACGAGTTCCGGGTCGTGTTGGCCCGCCGCGGGCAGCATTGGGTCTCGGCGGTGCGGGTCGGCGCCGACATCACCGTCGACGACGTCGCCGTCGCGGACAGCGCGTCGATCGCCGCCCTCGTCCTGGACGGCCTGGAGTCGATTCACCACGCCGAGCCCGCCGCGATCAACGCGGTCAACGTTCCGCTAGACGACATGCTGGAAGCCACCAAGTCGTGGCAAGAGTCCGGCTTCAACGTGTTCTCCGGTGGCGACCTGCGCCGGATGGGCATCAGCGCTGCCACCGTCGCCGCGCTGGGCCAGGCGCTTTCGGATCCGGCAGCCGAGGTTGCTGTGTATGCGCGCCAATACCGCGACGACGCCAAGGGCCCCAGCGCCTCGGTGCTGTCACTAAAGGACGGTTCGGGCGGCCGTATCGCCCTTTATCAACAGGCGCGGACCGCAGGTTCGGGGGAGGCCTGGCTCGCCATCTGTCCGGCGACCCCGCAGCTAGTGCAAGTCGGCGTCAAGACCGTGCTGGACACGCTTCCGTACGGCGAATGGAAGACCCACAGCAGGGTGTAA
- the eccD gene encoding type VII secretion integral membrane protein EccD, whose protein sequence is MTAVADAPQADLEGISQPRAVVVGIMAGEGVQIGVLLDANAPVSVMTDPLLKVVNSRLRELGETPLEATGRGKWALCLVDGSPLRATQSLSEQDVLDGDRLWIRFVPDTEKRSQVIEHISTAVSQNLSKRFAAIDPVVAVQVGAAMVSGGVLLATLLLGWWRWHHNSWLTTIYAAVIAAVVLGVSMMLLMRAQTQADRRVADMMLVSSLAPLSIAAAGAPPGGVGSPHAVLGFGVLTIAAILALRFTGRRLGLYTAIITVSSLTTIAALARMIAMTSAVTMLTTIVLVSVIGYQCAPAMARRLSGIRLPVFPSATSRWVFEARPDLPTTVTRTGGGPPVLEGPASVRDVLLQAERARSFLSGLLLGFGVLMVVSLAGLSDPHTGQRWLPLLLAGFSAGFLMLRGRSYVDRLQAITLAGTSVMIVATVVVRYALELQSPLSVSICVGILVVLPAAGLVSAAVVPNSIYSPLFRKFVEWIEYVCLMPIFPLALWLMNVYAAIRYR, encoded by the coding sequence ATGACTGCGGTAGCTGATGCGCCACAGGCTGATCTTGAGGGAATCTCACAGCCACGGGCAGTCGTAGTCGGCATCATGGCCGGCGAGGGCGTCCAGATCGGCGTCCTGTTGGACGCCAACGCCCCGGTGTCGGTGATGACCGACCCGCTGCTGAAGGTGGTCAACAGCCGCCTGCGCGAGCTCGGCGAGACGCCGCTGGAGGCGACGGGCCGCGGCAAGTGGGCGCTGTGCCTGGTCGACGGCTCGCCGTTGCGCGCCACCCAGTCGCTGAGCGAGCAGGACGTCCTCGACGGCGACCGGTTGTGGATCCGGTTCGTGCCCGACACCGAAAAGCGCTCGCAGGTCATCGAGCACATCTCCACCGCCGTCTCGCAGAACCTGAGCAAGCGGTTCGCCGCGATCGACCCGGTCGTCGCCGTGCAGGTCGGCGCCGCGATGGTGTCCGGCGGCGTCTTGCTCGCCACGCTACTGCTGGGCTGGTGGCGCTGGCACCATAACTCGTGGCTGACCACGATCTACGCGGCGGTCATCGCCGCGGTCGTCCTGGGCGTTTCGATGATGCTGCTGATGCGGGCCCAGACGCAGGCCGATCGGCGCGTCGCCGACATGATGCTGGTAAGCAGCCTGGCCCCGTTGTCGATCGCCGCGGCCGGAGCACCACCCGGCGGGGTGGGATCTCCGCACGCGGTGTTGGGCTTCGGCGTCCTCACCATTGCCGCGATACTCGCCCTCCGGTTCACCGGACGCAGGCTGGGGTTGTACACCGCGATCATCACCGTCAGTTCGCTGACGACGATTGCGGCCCTGGCTCGCATGATCGCCATGACCAGCGCCGTGACCATGTTGACGACCATCGTGCTGGTCTCCGTGATCGGCTACCAGTGCGCCCCGGCCATGGCGCGTCGGCTGTCTGGTATCCGGTTGCCGGTGTTCCCGTCGGCGACCAGCCGCTGGGTCTTCGAGGCCCGGCCCGATCTGCCCACCACCGTGACTCGCACCGGTGGCGGCCCGCCGGTGCTCGAGGGACCCGCGTCGGTGCGCGACGTGCTGCTGCAAGCCGAACGTGCCCGGTCATTCCTCTCGGGCCTGCTGCTCGGCTTCGGCGTGCTGATGGTGGTCTCGTTGGCAGGGCTGTCGGACCCGCACACCGGGCAACGCTGGCTGCCGCTGCTGCTGGCCGGTTTCAGCGCCGGGTTCCTGATGCTGCGCGGTCGCTCCTACGTGGATCGCCTGCAGGCGATCACCCTGGCCGGCACGTCCGTGATGATCGTCGCGACGGTCGTGGTGCGGTACGCGCTGGAACTGCAGTCGCCGCTGTCGGTGTCGATCTGCGTGGGGATCCTGGTGGTGCTGCCCGCGGCCGGCCTGGTGTCCGCAGCGGTCGTGCCGAACAGCATCTACAGCCCGCTGTTCCGCAAGTTCGTGGAATGGATTGAGTACGTCTGCCTGATGCCGATCTTCCCGCTGGCGTTGTGGTTGATGAATGTCTATGCAGCGATCCGGTACCGGTAA
- a CDS encoding S8 family serine peptidase, with the protein MQRSGTGNGRVWRRRASRAAIAALLLTSGSLAGLPPAYAISPPTIDPAAVPPDGPPGPPAPMKQNSYCTEVGVLPGTDFKLQPKYMDMLNMQEAWQFGRGAGIKVAVIDTGVTPHPRFPHLIPGGDYIMGGDGLSDCDAHGTIVASMIGAAQANGAAPPPVAGPRKPVTIPTTEAPPKAPPPQTVTLSPLPQTVTMVPATPPSEGPPPPPWAPQPPPSEPAPAPAAPAAPASPSQAPQGAPPGPPPAPAAPGAANHGGGTVTIPAYSGGGQTIQVGNPHPLAPTPTPAPPPPPAPPPSAGPDAYSGIAPDVDIISIRQSSQAFGLKDAYTGDEDPQTSAKITGVETMARAIVHAANMGASVINISDVTCMSARNIVDQRALGAAVRYAAVDRNAVIVAAAGDTSKKDCKQNPIFDPLKPKDPRDWNAVTTVVTPSWFSDYVLTVGAVDSEGHPQTQGSNGQGPSSVAGPWVGIAAPGTDVIGLSPRDDGLINAIDGPDNSLLVPSGTSFSAAIVSGVAALVRAKYPQLSAYQVINRLERSARAPARGVDNQLGYGVVDPVAALTWDIPDGPLKPPQQLSIPLNVPKAPPHRDMLPVWVAAGGLTGALLIGGAVFGIATLMKRRRQQQ; encoded by the coding sequence ATGCAGCGATCCGGTACCGGTAACGGCAGGGTGTGGCGTAGGCGCGCATCTCGTGCGGCGATCGCCGCACTCCTGCTCACATCGGGTTCACTAGCCGGGTTACCACCCGCCTACGCAATATCGCCGCCGACGATCGACCCGGCGGCGGTGCCGCCGGACGGTCCGCCGGGGCCGCCGGCGCCGATGAAGCAGAACTCGTACTGCACCGAGGTCGGGGTGCTGCCGGGCACCGATTTCAAGCTGCAGCCGAAGTACATGGACATGCTGAACATGCAGGAGGCATGGCAGTTCGGCCGCGGCGCCGGAATCAAGGTCGCCGTCATTGACACAGGCGTAACCCCGCACCCGAGGTTTCCGCACTTGATCCCCGGCGGGGACTACATCATGGGCGGCGACGGGCTGTCCGACTGCGACGCGCACGGCACCATCGTGGCGTCGATGATCGGTGCGGCACAGGCAAACGGCGCGGCGCCGCCGCCGGTGGCGGGACCGCGCAAGCCGGTGACGATTCCAACCACCGAGGCGCCGCCGAAAGCGCCACCGCCGCAGACGGTGACCCTGTCTCCGTTACCCCAGACGGTGACCATGGTTCCGGCCACGCCGCCATCCGAGGGCCCGCCGCCACCACCGTGGGCACCGCAGCCACCGCCGTCGGAGCCCGCGCCGGCACCCGCCGCGCCTGCCGCACCGGCCTCGCCGTCGCAGGCTCCGCAGGGAGCACCGCCGGGGCCGCCACCGGCGCCAGCGGCTCCCGGCGCCGCCAACCACGGCGGCGGGACGGTGACAATCCCGGCCTACTCCGGCGGTGGGCAGACGATTCAAGTCGGCAATCCGCACCCGCTGGCGCCGACGCCTACGCCCGCACCCCCGCCGCCCCCGGCACCGCCCCCGTCCGCGGGGCCCGATGCCTATAGCGGCATCGCCCCCGATGTCGACATCATCTCGATCCGCCAGTCCAGCCAGGCCTTCGGTCTCAAGGACGCCTACACCGGCGATGAGGACCCGCAAACCTCGGCGAAGATCACCGGCGTCGAGACGATGGCACGGGCCATCGTGCACGCCGCCAACATGGGGGCCTCGGTGATCAACATCTCCGACGTGACCTGCATGAGTGCGCGCAACATCGTCGACCAGCGGGCGTTGGGAGCGGCCGTCCGCTACGCGGCGGTCGATCGCAATGCCGTCATCGTCGCCGCCGCCGGCGACACCAGCAAAAAGGACTGCAAGCAGAACCCGATCTTCGATCCGCTGAAGCCCAAAGACCCACGCGACTGGAACGCCGTCACGACCGTGGTGACGCCTTCCTGGTTCAGCGACTACGTCTTGACCGTCGGCGCGGTGGATTCGGAGGGTCACCCGCAGACCCAGGGCAGCAATGGGCAGGGCCCGTCGAGCGTTGCCGGACCGTGGGTGGGGATCGCCGCGCCCGGAACCGACGTCATCGGGCTCTCGCCGCGCGACGACGGCCTGATCAACGCGATCGATGGACCGGACAATTCGCTGCTGGTCCCCAGCGGCACCAGCTTCTCGGCCGCGATCGTGTCCGGGGTGGCCGCACTCGTGCGCGCCAAGTACCCGCAGCTGTCGGCATATCAGGTGATCAACCGGCTGGAGCGCTCCGCGCGCGCACCGGCCCGCGGTGTCGACAACCAGCTCGGTTACGGTGTCGTCGACCCGGTAGCGGCACTGACCTGGGATATTCCCGACGGCCCGCTCAAACCGCCGCAGCAACTGTCGATACCGTTGAACGTGCCGAAGGCGCCTCCGCATCGCGACATGCTGCCCGTGTGGGTGGCGGCCGGGGGATTGACCGGAGCACTCCTGATAGGCGGCGCTGTGTTCGGTATCGCGACGTTGATGAAGCGTCGCAGGCAGCAACAATAA
- the eccE gene encoding type VII secretion protein EccE: MKAQRRFGLSLSWARVTVVFLVVVGILLIASHCPESWQGKYHIAWWVGVGISVIITLLSLVTHHGLTVTSGLAGWLWDWSADPGTTLAAGCTPALDYQRRYGRDKVGVREYDGRLVTVIALDGDDDGAARHHRQKSAPPASLLVRSVATGLRQFDVNLDGIDIVSVQIRRGGNAAELSKLDKLGPEEWGLVSDQPASYVRRTWLVLRMNPQANVAAVAARDSLASTLVAATERLVQDLDAPGCAPRPLTSEEIAEVDSAVLADLEPTWSRPGWRYLKHFNGFATSFWLTPSDITTETLEELWLPDAEATVVTIQLTADDGYPQVSGWVRYHSDSRLPRGVSSGLNRLTGRQLAAVRASLPAPTTRPLLVVPTRGLLPDDDLVLQVGQVREGAERLLAGQ, encoded by the coding sequence ATGAAGGCTCAGCGCAGGTTTGGGTTGTCTTTGTCGTGGGCGCGGGTCACGGTCGTGTTCTTGGTGGTCGTCGGGATCCTGTTGATCGCCAGCCACTGCCCCGAGTCGTGGCAGGGCAAGTACCACATCGCCTGGTGGGTGGGTGTCGGCATCTCGGTGATCATCACGTTGCTGTCGCTGGTCACCCATCACGGCCTCACGGTGACGTCCGGGCTGGCCGGTTGGCTCTGGGACTGGTCCGCCGACCCGGGCACCACGCTGGCTGCGGGTTGCACCCCAGCGCTCGACTACCAGCGCCGATACGGGCGCGACAAGGTCGGGGTGCGCGAGTACGACGGCCGCCTGGTCACCGTGATCGCGCTGGACGGCGACGACGACGGGGCAGCGCGCCACCACCGCCAGAAGAGCGCACCGCCGGCCAGCCTGCTGGTGCGATCGGTTGCCACCGGGCTGCGCCAGTTCGACGTCAACCTGGACGGCATCGACATCGTGTCGGTGCAGATCCGCCGCGGCGGTAACGCCGCCGAATTGTCCAAGCTCGACAAGTTGGGTCCCGAGGAGTGGGGACTGGTCAGCGATCAGCCCGCCTCGTACGTGCGCCGCACCTGGCTGGTGCTGCGGATGAACCCGCAGGCCAATGTCGCCGCGGTAGCGGCCCGCGATTCGCTGGCTTCCACGCTGGTCGCGGCCACCGAGCGGCTGGTCCAGGATCTCGACGCACCGGGCTGCGCGCCCCGGCCCCTGACCTCCGAGGAGATCGCCGAGGTGGACAGCGCCGTGCTGGCGGACCTGGAGCCGACCTGGAGCCGCCCCGGCTGGCGTTACCTCAAGCACTTCAACGGGTTCGCGACCAGCTTCTGGTTGACGCCGTCGGACATCACCACCGAGACGCTGGAGGAGCTGTGGCTGCCTGACGCCGAGGCGACCGTGGTGACCATCCAGCTCACCGCCGACGACGGCTACCCCCAGGTCTCCGGGTGGGTGCGTTATCACAGCGACAGCCGGTTGCCCAGGGGAGTGTCGTCGGGACTCAACCGGCTCACCGGCCGGCAGCTTGCCGCGGTGCGCGCTAGCCTGCCTGCTCCGACGACTCGCCCACTGCTGGTCGTGCCCACCCGAGGGCTGCTGCCCGACGACGACTTAGTGCTTCAGGTGGGCCAGGTGCGGGAGGGCGCTGAGCGCTTGCTCGCGGGTCAATGA
- the eccA gene encoding type VII secretion AAA-ATPase EccA, protein MSRPQSTAEDARNAMVAGLLASGISVNGLQPSHNPQVALRMFTTATTLDPAMCDAWLARLLAGDQSIEVIAGAWAAISTFGWETRRLGVTEMQFHPDVSDGLFLRLAVLSVESLACAYAAVLAEAKRFEEAAELLDRVEPRQPIDEELIAYVRGILYFRAGRWPDVLVQFPEVKIWRNPELKAAGAAMATTALASLGVFEEAVRRSQDAIEADRVPGAANVALYTQGMCLRHLGREEEAVEVLRRVYSRDPKFAPAREALDNPNYQLVLTDPETIEARTDPWDPDSAPTRAQNEAAKQAETAAKYLEEGDAELNAMLGMERAKREIKLIKSTTKVNLARAKMGLPVPVTSRHTLLLGPPGTGKTSVARAFAKQLCGLTVLRKPVVVETSRTKLLGRYMADAEKNTEEMLEEALGGAVFFDEMHTLHEKGYQQGDPYGNAIINTLLLYMENHRDDLVVFGAGYAKAMDKMLDVNQGLRRRFSTVIEFFSYTPDELVALTRLMGQENEDVITEEAAEALLPSYTKFYSDESYSEDGDLIRGIDTLGNAGFVRNVVEKARDHRSFRLDDEDLDAVLASDTTEFTELQLLRFKELSGDDLLEGLSAAVAEKKSS, encoded by the coding sequence ATGAGCCGCCCGCAATCGACGGCGGAGGACGCCCGCAACGCAATGGTTGCCGGCCTGTTGGCGTCGGGAATCTCCGTCAACGGTCTTCAACCCAGCCACAACCCGCAAGTCGCACTGCGGATGTTCACCACGGCCACCACGCTCGACCCGGCGATGTGCGACGCCTGGTTGGCGCGGCTGTTAGCGGGTGACCAGAGCATCGAGGTGATCGCCGGAGCCTGGGCGGCGATAAGCACGTTCGGCTGGGAAACCCGTCGGCTCGGTGTCACGGAAATGCAGTTTCATCCCGACGTCTCCGACGGGCTGTTTCTGCGCCTGGCGGTGCTCAGCGTGGAATCGCTGGCGTGCGCGTACGCCGCGGTGCTCGCGGAGGCAAAGCGCTTCGAGGAAGCCGCCGAGCTGCTCGACCGAGTCGAACCCCGCCAGCCCATCGACGAAGAGCTGATCGCCTACGTGCGGGGGATTCTTTACTTCCGCGCCGGACGATGGCCGGACGTCCTCGTGCAATTCCCCGAGGTAAAGATCTGGCGTAACCCGGAATTGAAGGCGGCCGGCGCGGCCATGGCGACCACGGCGCTCGCGTCGCTCGGCGTCTTCGAGGAGGCGGTGCGGCGCAGCCAAGACGCCATCGAGGCGGATCGGGTTCCGGGAGCGGCCAACGTCGCGCTGTACACCCAGGGCATGTGCCTGCGGCACCTCGGGCGCGAGGAAGAAGCCGTCGAGGTGCTGCGCCGGGTGTACTCGCGCGACCCGAAGTTCGCCCCCGCCCGCGAAGCCCTGGACAATCCCAACTACCAGTTGGTGCTCACCGATCCGGAAACCATCGAGGCCCGCACCGACCCGTGGGACCCGGACAGCGCACCGACCCGCGCGCAGAACGAGGCGGCCAAGCAAGCCGAGACGGCGGCCAAGTACTTGGAAGAGGGCGATGCGGAGCTCAACGCCATGCTGGGCATGGAGCGGGCGAAGCGGGAAATCAAACTCATCAAGTCCACGACCAAGGTGAACCTGGCCCGGGCCAAGATGGGTCTTCCCGTGCCGGTTACCTCGCGCCACACCCTGTTGCTGGGACCGCCCGGAACGGGAAAGACCTCGGTGGCGCGCGCTTTCGCCAAGCAACTGTGCGGGTTGACGGTGCTGCGCAAGCCCGTGGTGGTGGAAACCAGCCGCACCAAGCTGCTGGGCCGCTACATGGCCGACGCAGAGAAGAACACCGAGGAGATGCTCGAGGAAGCGTTGGGCGGGGCGGTGTTCTTCGACGAGATGCACACGTTGCACGAGAAGGGCTACCAACAGGGCGACCCGTACGGCAACGCGATCATCAACACCCTGCTGCTGTACATGGAGAACCATCGCGACGATCTGGTGGTGTTCGGCGCCGGCTACGCCAAGGCCATGGACAAGATGCTCGACGTGAACCAGGGTTTGCGACGGCGCTTTTCGACCGTGATCGAATTCTTCAGCTACACGCCGGACGAGCTGGTCGCGCTGACCCGCTTGATGGGCCAGGAGAACGAGGACGTCATCACCGAGGAGGCGGCCGAGGCCCTGCTGCCGTCGTACACCAAGTTCTACTCCGATGAGAGCTACTCCGAAGACGGGGACCTGATCCGCGGAATCGACACGCTCGGTAATGCCGGCTTCGTGCGGAACGTGGTGGAGAAGGCCCGCGACCACCGCAGCTTCCGCCTCGACGACGAGGACCTCGACGCGGTACTGGCCAGCGACACCACCGAATTCACCGAGCTTCAGCTACTGCGGTTTAAGGAACTCAGCGGCGATGATTTGCTTGAGGGACTCAGCGCGGCAGTCGCCGAGAAGAAGTCAAGCTGA
- a CDS encoding PPE family protein, whose translation MLDFAALPPEVNSTRMYSGPGSGPLLAAAAAWNALAAEMRSAATDYESVIRELSSADWIGPSSASMMAAAAQYLAWLNATAAQAEQAGMQAHAAATAFEAAFGMTVPPPVVAANRTLLANLVASNIFGQNTPAIAATEAQYMEMWAQDAGAMNGYATASNAAAQMTPFTSPQTNTTPDAATGQNEAVSQALNSAAGNAQSLLSADPANDVNALAAPQASGSLYDYLTQFFGNTNNTAAGQFLSSNFFANSIRNGSLAGGPFNPQSIISTVEGFNFLQTTATTLGGLDDFTGGAEAAVTSLSANSVGSVSAGGASAGIGNAHLVGSMSVPPSWSNAATISAGQGPAPVTGLSDIGSAGTPAAGGPGGVAGPLGGTGKRLRRAIPRYGFRPVVMPRPPAAG comes from the coding sequence ATGCTGGATTTTGCGGCGTTACCGCCGGAAGTCAATTCGACGAGGATGTATTCCGGCCCGGGGTCGGGGCCGTTGCTTGCCGCTGCGGCGGCCTGGAATGCCCTGGCCGCTGAAATGCGTTCCGCGGCAACCGATTACGAATCGGTGATTCGGGAACTGAGCAGCGCGGATTGGATTGGTCCGTCGTCGGCGTCGATGATGGCGGCGGCCGCGCAGTATCTCGCGTGGCTCAACGCCACTGCTGCGCAGGCTGAACAGGCGGGGATGCAGGCTCATGCGGCCGCCACCGCTTTCGAGGCGGCGTTCGGGATGACGGTGCCCCCGCCGGTCGTTGCGGCCAACCGTACTTTGCTGGCGAACCTAGTGGCCTCCAACATTTTCGGGCAGAACACCCCGGCGATCGCGGCCACCGAAGCCCAGTATATGGAGATGTGGGCGCAAGACGCCGGCGCGATGAACGGCTACGCCACCGCCTCCAACGCCGCGGCGCAGATGACACCGTTCACCTCGCCGCAGACCAACACGACCCCTGATGCGGCAACCGGGCAAAACGAGGCGGTCTCTCAGGCATTGAACTCGGCGGCCGGCAATGCGCAGTCACTGCTGTCGGCGGACCCGGCCAATGACGTCAACGCCCTGGCCGCTCCGCAGGCGTCGGGATCGCTCTACGATTACCTGACGCAATTCTTCGGCAACACCAACAACACGGCCGCGGGCCAGTTCTTGAGCAGTAACTTTTTCGCTAACTCGATCCGGAATGGTTCGCTGGCCGGTGGCCCGTTTAACCCGCAATCCATCATTTCAACCGTCGAGGGCTTCAACTTCCTGCAGACCACGGCGACGACGCTGGGTGGTTTGGACGACTTCACCGGCGGTGCCGAGGCCGCCGTCACCAGCCTGAGCGCCAACTCGGTGGGGTCGGTCAGCGCGGGGGGCGCGTCGGCGGGAATCGGTAACGCGCATCTGGTCGGTTCGATGTCGGTGCCGCCGAGCTGGAGCAATGCGGCCACGATCAGTGCCGGTCAGGGGCCGGCGCCGGTCACCGGGCTCAGTGATATCGGGTCGGCCGGGACGCCGGCTGCGGGCGGGCCGGGTGGGGTGGCCGGGCCGCTGGGGGGCACCGGCAAGCGGTTGCGCCGCGCCATCCCCCGGTACGGGTTTCGGCCCGTGGTCATGCCACGTCCGCCGGCCGCCGGTTAA